From a single Phalacrocorax aristotelis chromosome 1, bGulAri2.1, whole genome shotgun sequence genomic region:
- the DNAJC3 gene encoding dnaJ homolog subfamily C member 3, which produces MVSPAASAGRLGSALPFLLVLFDLQYQGAECGINAEVEKQLEMGKKLLAAGQLADALSHFHAAIEGDSDNYIAYYRRATVYLAMGKSKAAIRDLSKVVELKEDFTSARLQRGHLLLKQGKFDEAEDDFKNVLKSSPSNNEEKEAQTQLTKSDELQRLHSQALSAYQQEDYEAAISLLDEILAVCVWDAELRELRAECYIKEGEPSKAISDLKAAAKLKNDNTEAFYKISRIYYQLGDHELSLSEVRECLKLDQDHKQCFSLYKQVKKLNKQIESAEELIREGRYEDAISKYESVMKTEPEVPVYATRAKERICHCLSKNQQATEAIKACTEVLQLEPTNVNALKDRAEAYLLEDLYEEAIKDYETAQANSENDQQIREGLERAQRMLKQSQKRDYYKILGVKRNARKQEIIKAYRKLASQWHPDNFQSEEEKKKAEKKFIDIAAAKEVLTDPEMRRKFDAGEDPLDAESQQGGGNPFHRNWNTWQGFNPFGSGGGPFTFKFHFS; this is translated from the exons ATGGTGTCTCCCGCGGCCTCTGCCGGCCGCCTGGGCTCCGCGCTGCCATTCCTGCTCGTGCTCTTCGACCTGCAGTACCAGG gagCTGAATGTGGAATAAATGCAGAAGTAGAAAAACAGCttgaaatgggaaagaagttATTGGCTGCTGGGCAGCTAGCAGATGCTTTGTCTCACTTTCATGCAGCTATAG AGGGAGACTCTGATAACTACATTGCTTATTACAGAAGAGCCACAGTGTACTTAGCCATGGGCAAATCTAAAGCAGCAATTCGTGATTTAAGTAAAGTGGTCGAATTAAAGGAGGACTTCACTTCT GCAAGATTGCAGAGAGGACACTTACTGCTGAAGCAAGGAAAATTTGATGAAGCAGAGGATGACTTCAAAAATGTG CTCAAATCCAGTCCTAGCaataatgaggaaaaagaagccCAGACTCAGCTGACAAAATCTGATGAGCTACAGCGCCTGCATTCACAAGCATTATCTGCCTACCAGCAAGAGGATTACGAAGCTGCTATTTCTCTTCTTGATGAAATCTTGGCA GTTTGTGTTTGGGATGCAGAGCTACGGGAACTTCGAGCTGAGTGTTATATAAAGGAAGGGGAACCAAGCAAAGCCATTAGTGACTTGAAAGCTGCTGCCAAATTAAAGAATGATAACACTGAAGCCTTCTATAAAATCAGCAGAATATATTATCAGCTGGGGGACCATGAATTATCACTCAG TGAAGTCCGGGAGTGTCTGAAACTGGACCAAGACCATAAGCAATGCTTTTCTCTCTATAAGCAAGTAAAGAAACTCAATAAGCAGATCGAGTCGGCAGAGGAATTAATCAGAGAAGGCAG GTATGAAGATGCTATCAGTAAATATGAATCTGTAATGAAAACTGAGCCAGAAGTCCCAGTTTATGCTACTCGTGCCAAAGAAAGGATCTGCCACTGTTTATCAAAG AATCAGCAGGCTACAGAAGCCATAAAAGCTTGTACAGAAGTTCTGCAGCTGGAACCAACCAATGTGAATGCCCTGAAAGACAGAGCGGAAGCTTATTTGCTGGAAGACCTGTATGAAGAAG CTATTAAAGACTATGAGACTGCTCAAGCCAATAGTGAAAATGACCAGCAGATTCGGGAGGGGCTAGAACGTGCCCAGAGGATGCTGAAGCAATCACAGAAGAGGGATTACTATAAAATCTTAGGAGTAAAAAG AAATGCTCGAAAGCAAGAAATCATAAAAGCTTACAGAAAGCTGGCATCCCAGTGGCACCCTGATAACTTCCagagtgaggaagaaaagaagaaagcagagaaaaaattcATTGACATAGCAGCTGCTAAAGAAGTCCTCACTGACCCAG aaatgaGGCGGAAGTTTGATGCGGGAGAGGACCCACTGGACGCAGAGAGTCAGCAGGGTGGGGGCAACCCTTTCCACAGGAACTGGAACACATGGCAAGGATTCAACCCCTTTGGTTCTGGAGGAGGACCATTTACATTCAAATTTCACTTCAGTTAG